The following are encoded in a window of Haloarcula laminariae genomic DNA:
- a CDS encoding histidine kinase N-terminal 7TM domain-containing protein — MFVPTGLNLLTILTWLGLIPIGLLIWVAWNYRHQPAFRWFIIAMGGLGLWTLSRGAALFTNSPSLTIFFDRVIIFCISLVAICWFLMAVESVFRQPVSQYVFAGLLSVPLATQFIGLARPTLLYTADSYVDDRGVFYNNLGPWLAFDLHIFGYGLILAAIALWTGSLLTGQRKQVELSATLLTGTLLMAIPPVLHTTGFVPDYVDATPLALFVTGGVFFYALRGNANHRLELGPGREHAFDIIDEAILITNRHGMVIDMNTHLGDIIEADRLIGQNVADIFPDTQGLTEAFRSGTSDWSGTVSPADMERYFEAELSTVEYGTGAMARVLVLKDITELKQREQQLTRQNERLEKFTGTISHDIRNPLSVAKGRATLLADETDSEHLPPIVDALDRIDTLISETLTLAKQGQTVAETETVRLDTVSHRCWDRVETGGASLTVVDDGEFRADVSRVEQIFENLFRNAIEHCGEDVAVTVGRTGDGFYVSDDGPGIPESERADVLKFGHTSTTDGTGYGLHIVAEIAEAHQWRIDISASRSGGARFTFSGVTFTTTSSQN; from the coding sequence ATGTTTGTCCCAACGGGACTTAATTTGCTAACTATTTTAACGTGGCTTGGTCTGATACCCATCGGACTTCTGATTTGGGTCGCCTGGAATTATCGACACCAACCGGCATTCCGGTGGTTCATCATCGCAATGGGTGGCCTCGGACTCTGGACGCTCTCTCGGGGGGCTGCATTGTTTACAAACAGTCCAAGTCTGACGATATTTTTTGACCGTGTCATTATTTTCTGTATTTCGTTGGTTGCAATCTGCTGGTTCCTCATGGCAGTAGAATCGGTGTTTCGACAGCCCGTCTCACAATATGTGTTCGCTGGGCTCCTCTCGGTGCCACTGGCTACCCAATTCATCGGTCTCGCCCGACCGACGCTTCTCTACACGGCAGACAGCTATGTCGACGACCGTGGCGTGTTCTACAACAACCTCGGACCGTGGCTTGCATTTGACCTCCATATCTTTGGCTATGGGCTCATACTCGCTGCAATCGCGCTCTGGACGGGGAGTCTACTGACGGGTCAACGGAAACAGGTCGAACTATCCGCGACGTTGCTCACTGGCACGCTTCTGATGGCTATTCCCCCCGTGTTACACACCACTGGATTCGTTCCGGATTATGTAGACGCCACCCCGCTTGCGCTCTTCGTTACCGGCGGCGTATTTTTCTACGCGCTGCGCGGGAACGCCAACCACCGGTTAGAATTGGGGCCTGGGCGTGAGCACGCATTCGATATCATCGACGAGGCCATTCTTATCACCAATCGCCATGGCATGGTCATTGATATGAATACACACTTGGGTGACATAATCGAAGCGGATAGATTGATCGGACAGAACGTGGCCGACATCTTCCCTGATACGCAAGGCCTTACTGAAGCGTTCCGTTCCGGGACATCCGATTGGTCTGGTACCGTCTCACCAGCTGATATGGAGCGGTATTTCGAAGCCGAACTCTCGACAGTAGAGTACGGCACTGGCGCAATGGCACGTGTACTCGTCCTAAAGGATATAACGGAACTCAAGCAACGGGAACAGCAGCTGACACGGCAAAACGAACGACTCGAAAAGTTCACAGGAACCATCAGCCACGATATTCGGAATCCGCTGAGCGTGGCCAAAGGGCGAGCGACACTGCTTGCCGATGAAACCGACAGTGAGCACCTCCCCCCGATTGTGGACGCTCTGGACCGTATTGATACACTTATCAGTGAGACGCTAACGCTCGCCAAACAAGGACAGACCGTCGCCGAGACAGAGACTGTCAGACTGGATACTGTGAGCCACCGCTGTTGGGACCGTGTCGAAACCGGCGGCGCGTCACTGACAGTGGTTGATGACGGAGAATTCCGGGCAGACGTAAGCCGAGTGGAACAGATATTCGAGAACCTATTTCGTAACGCCATAGAACACTGCGGCGAGGACGTCGCTGTCACTGTCGGCCGCACGGGTGACGGATTTTATGTGAGTGACGATGGGCCCGGCATCCCGGAGAGCGAGCGTGCCGACGTCCTCAAATTTGGACATACGTCAACCACCGATGGTACTGGATACGGCCTACATATCGTTGCAGAAATTGCCGAGGCACACCAGTGGCGTATCGATATCTCAGCGAGTCGTAGTGGTGGGGCACGATTTACATTTAGCGGCGTGACTTTCACCACGACCTCATCGCAAAACTGA